A window of Paraburkholderia megapolitana genomic DNA:
CGGATTTTCCGCACTCGCATACGGTTCGGGCACGGGTCACGTGGCGATCGTCACGGTGCTCAGTTCATTGGCGAGTGCTGTTACGGCCGTGCTTGGATTCGCTATCCGCGGTGAGCGCCCGAGTGTGCCGCAATGGATAGGCATCTCGATCATCACGTTCGGTGTCGTGTCGCTCAAACTGACTTCAGGTATTGCGACGGGCTAACTAACATATCGACCGAGCGGACTGGTACGATCATCGCTTAACCCGACCCCGAAGCGTCGCTTCACCCATGACACTTTTCGACCCCACACGACATGAGCCGCTGATCGAAACCGACTGGGACGAACACGTAGCCCGGGCGACGATCCAGCACATAGCAGCCGGTACGCACGCCAGCTTTAACCCAGACACGTACTGGCCCACGCACTCGCTCGATGGAGGTCCGTCGGACACGCTCACGTATCTTTATCACGGCGCGTGTGGAACGTTCTGGGCGCTCGCCTTTCTGGAATCGGTCGGCGCCACAGCGCCCGGTGTGGACTACGCTCCGCACTATTCGACGCTGCTGGAGCGAAACCGGATCGCGCTGCAAGACGAATCGGCGCAGTCGCTTGCCTCGTACATGATGGGCGACATACCGATCCTGCTGCTCGAATACGAACACACGCCAACCGAACAGCTCGCCGACAAGCTGGCAGATCTTATTCTGTCGAATCTCGACAATCCGACTCGCGAACTCATGTGGGGCTCGCCTGGAACGCTTCTGGCATCGAAGTTTCTCTACGAGCGAACATCGGATGAGCGCTGGGCCGATCTGTTCCGGCTGACCGCGGACAAGCTGTGGTCCGAGTTGCTCTGGTCGCCGGAACATGCGTGCTTCTACTGGACGCAGGATCTGTATGGCAAGCAATCGACTTACCTCGATAGCGTCCACGGTTTCGTTGCCACGGCCGTACCGCTGATCGCCGGTCGGCATTTGCTGAGCGACGAGCGCTGGAGCGGCTGGCGCGAACGCATCACGACTACCGTCTCGCGCACCGCAGTCGTCGATGACGGAAAGGCGAACTGGCACGCTCAGCTCGTCCGCGAAAACGCAAACGTCGCGCCACACCTGATGCAGTTCTGTCACGGCGCACCGGGGTTCGTCATATGTCTCGCCAATATGCCAGGCGACGAACTGGACACGTTATTGCTGGCCGCGGGCGAAGCAACCTGGGCAGCGGGTCCATTGAAGAAAGGCTCGAACCTGTGTCACGGCACGGGCGGCAACGGCTTCGCCTTTCTGTCGCTTTACCGGCGGACTGGCGATAGCAAATGGCTGCATCGCGCACGCGCATTCGCCATGCACGGCATCGCGCAAACGATGGCAGCGGAACGTCAATACGGCCAGCTACGCTATTCGTTGTGGACCGGAGACCCTGGGTTCGCGATCTATCTGTGGAACTGCATACACGGGACGGCTTCGTTTCCGACGCTTGATTTCTTTTTTACGGACATCAAGTAAAGCGCTCGGCGCCGCCCCTTGTTACTCACTTGCCACCCGTAACATCGAGAAACGTGCCAGTGATAAAAGAAGCCTCGTCGCTTGCCAGCCATAAGATCGCGCGCGCAACCTCTTCAGGTTGACCGCCTCTTCCCATTGGGATCGAGTCTCGCACGCGATCCACCCGTCCCGGCTCTCCACCGCTCGCATGCATGTCGGTGTAGATATGTCCTGGGCGAATGCAGTTGACGCGTATTCCGTCCCGCGCGACTTCCTTGGAGAAGCCCATCGTAAATGTCTCGAGCGCACCCTTCGACGCGGCGTAGTCGACATACTCGTTGGGACTACCGAGCCGGGCCGATGCCGACGAGATGTTGATCACAACGCCGCCACGACCACTGTGACGAAACGACATCCGCTTCACCGCCTGTTGCGCGCAGAGGATAGGGCCTATCGAGTTGACCGCGAAGATGCGCTGCATCCGCTCGAAGCTGAGATCCTCCAGCTTCGATTGTTGCGCAATGATCGCAGCGTTATTCACCAGCACATCGATACGGCCAAACTTCTGGTCGATCGCCGCGAATAGCTGAACGACCTGCTCAGGATCGGCGCTGTCTGCGCGCATGGCTAAAGCCCGGCGCCCGACCGCTTCCACATCGGCCACGACCGCAAGGGCAGACGACTCGTCGGAGACGAAGCTTATCGCTACGTCGTAACCTTGTGCGGCAGCAAGCCGCGCAGTGGCCGCGCCGACGCCGCGGGCTCCACCCGTTATCAGAATCAACGGTGCCTGTGCAACAGCATTCATTTAGCGAATCTCCACGTGATGATTCAGACTGACGAAGCAACTGACCGGGATCAATATGCGCTGAATCTTTCGGTACGTGCCATCCATGCCAGTCCGACAACTGCTACACACCCAAAGAGCGCGGGCAGCAAAAAGACGTTAGGCAAGCCCAGTAACGCGACGCCGAAACCGCCCGCAATGCCTCCTAACGCCGAGGCAAGCGCCGTCGAGCTCATGAAGATTGCGGACGCCGTCGCTACCGCGTTGGGAAGCAGGCGTTGAGCAACGAGGATGCCGAGGACCATAAAGATGCCCCAGACACCGCCCATCAGAATCTGTCCAGCGAACATCCCAGCCGCGGACGACCACAACGCAAAGCAAAGATTGGCCAGTATCCCCATTGCGGCCGCGATACACATCAGCCACACGTTACCAAACCTGCGGCCGAGCCCGATGCTGAAGGGCATGATGAGCAGCTCGATGAACGGCTGTATCCCGATGACCGCACCGCGTACAGCCGGACTTAGCTTGAGCTGCTCTTCCATATAGATCAGCAAGAATCCGAACTTCACCGGTTCGCCTGCGTAGACGAGGACGAAGAGCCCCGTGAACGTTAGCAATGGAAGCATGGCACGCAGACTGGCGTGACGCGCGGGTTCACCCGTCGATTCCAGCTTGGGCCTCGCGACCGGATTCAGTGTTCCGAGCGGCACGATCTGTAGCAGCATGCAGATGGCGGTCAACCACAGCATGGGGCGCAAGCCATAGACAGCCGCTACCCAAGCGCCCAGGACAGGTCCGACGATCCATCCGCCGGTAAGCGCCATCCGGATGATGGCGACGACACTTTCATTCGCATCGCCGGGTTTGTCGCTGAGTTCGTCGTGGACAGCTGCAAAAATCTGCGAGGCGGTCGCACCGGCAACAGCCAGCAAAACGACCGCGATGACGAACGCCATCCAGACCGAAGTAGAGAGAGCCAGCCCCGCCCAGCCCAGGAAACCCGCCACGGCGCACATGCGAAACAGACCGAGACGATTGCCTGTGCGATCGGAGTAGCGGCCGATGCAATACCCCGCCACTGGCGCTGCAAGGCTCGTCAGGTAGTAGAGTCCCGCCAGCGGTAGCGAGGCGCCGAGTTCCTTTACCAGGAACAGAACGATCTGTGGTGCAGCCGCTGACGTGCCAAGGCCCGACAGAAACATGGCAATCGTTGCGCCGAGAAAAAACCTTGAAGCTGCGACTTGACGCAATGCAGAACTACGACCGGTACGGTCAGGCATCGTGAGATAAACCCCTTGGCTATGTTCCTGAACTTGTGCGCGAGCGACGCCCGATCCGGCGTGCACGCTGGAGATTATCGCAACGGGTTCTGGATTGCTATGGGCGGGGTGACGTGATTGTTCCGTCCTGGCTGGAACAAGGGGACGAGTCTTGAAGCTGGACGAAAGCGGACTGCCAGAGTCCGCCAACCTAGTCGTGTCGAACGGCCATCAGATCCTTCCCGGTCAACGCAAGGACCGCTGAGGCCTCGGCAAGCGCATCTTGCTCTTCTACGCTCAGCGCCGACTTTTCGGACCACGTGGCGACGAGGCGAGCTAGAACTTCTCGCGTTCGCAATTGAAGCTGGCGTGACGAATCCGCCTCTTCGGCAAGATTGCGAAGGCTGCGCCGTGCGTTGCTGCGCCCGTGTTCCGTCCCGTGCTCGATGGCGGAAAGCAGGATCGGAACGAGCGTTCTCCATCGAGGCGCGAGGTCGATCATGTCATGCTCAGCTGCCCAAACCGGGTTTCGCGACGTGTGCCGATCGGAAGATCCCTTGACGTTTCTGTTCATTTCAATTGCTCCTTCAACTACTGGCTGCGAGGTGCCAGCGCCGCAGGCAAACACCATTTCCACTACAACTCAAAGACCTTTCCGTTCGGGCTGACCTTCATGCCATGGGCGAGTCGCGTCCACGGGATGTCGGCGGGATCAGCGATCATCGAGCCTGGAGACTTGGCAATCAATACCGCCTCAGCCATGCGCTCAAAATCCGCTCTGAAGTGCACCGAGCTTTTGTTGACGACGATTTTTGCCGTCTCCGGATCGATACCCGCAACCTTGTAGAACGCCCGATCCAGCATCTGCACTTTCGCGGAGGCCACGACAATCCGCACCCCGGCGATGCTCAGACATGCCGTCGGTCCGAGTTCAATCGTTGCGCCCGCCAGCATTTCCCCATGGCAGATGCAACGGCCGTCCGAAAGATGCTCGACTCGAAACGTTCCCTCAAAGCCGTCACCTGACTGTGTCCCCAGTCGAAGGGAAATTGCAGCACCAACGCCGGCCGCGTGTGCAGCGCCAGCTGCAGCGGGATCATAAAAAATACCCAGCACGGCATCTTCGGCGCGCTGCCCGACCAACGCCTTGAGAATTCCCGTGGTGTTAGAGTCGCCGCCCGCGCCAGGATTGTCTTGCGTATCGGCAATGACGACCGGCTTGTCAGCACCCCGAGCGATCCGGATCGCTTCGGCGACAGCTTCGTCGGCGGACAGAAACTGAACGCGCCAATGGGATTCTTGCGATACGACACACTCATACAACTCGTCGACGGCTCTATTGACCGCATCGACATCGTGCCCATAACCCCAGATAACCGGGCCACATTCTGGAAAATCTGCAGCAGGAAATCCGGGCGTAAACGACAGCGATGCAACATCTCCCACTTCAAGCTCGGCGAGTCGTTCATACACGGCTTTCGCGGGCTCGAACATGGTGCTCATTGCATTGATCGGGATCAGGAACGGCACGCGTCGTACCGCTAGATGTAACGGCTTGCCTCCCAACATGACTTCCAGCAACCGCGCCGTGCGCTTCCCCGTTTCAGCCATGTCGACGTGTGGATAGGTGCGGTATGCGACCAGTCCGTTCGCATGATCCAGCATCCGGCCGGTCATGTTTGCATGCAGGTCGAGCGAAGCCACGATCGGAATGTTGCCTCCTATCGCCGTTCTTAAGCGCGACAGCAGCTCGCCCTCACCGTCATCGACATGCTCGGCCACCATGGCGCCATGAAGATCGAGGTAAATGGCATCGGGCGCATGTTGCCGGGCCGCATCCACAATTTCGTTCGTGAGACGTTCAAACGTTTCGCGTTCGACAGGCGCAGAGGGAATCGCATTGGCCCAAACGGACGGAACAAAGGTGTGTCCGTTCGCTTCCGCTTCCTTCATAAAACCTGCAACAGGCAGGTTCAATGACTTGAACGTCAGGATTTCCGCACCGCGCGACAATGGCGGCCCGCTCCCACCATGAACAAAGTCTTCGTAAGCTGCCCTGGTGGACGCAAACGTATTGGATTCATGCCGGAACCCAGCGAGCATAATCCGCATCACACCTCCCCGCGCTTCGCGGCAGGGCGCATTATCGCCATGGATATGGCGCCGACAATCAACAGACCGACCATGACGGCCAGGCCGCCGCGGATATCGCCTGTCGCAGCTTTCGCCCAACCTATGATGGTCGGACTAACGAATCCGCCGAGCAAACCGATCGAATTGACCAGCGCGATCCCGATCGCCGCATCCGGTCCCTTTAGATACTCAGATGGCATGGCCCAGAACACGCCGTATGCTGAATAGACGAGCGCTGTCGCCAACGTGATCGACACCAGTGCGATCGTGAATCGATGCATGGCGTATGTCCCCACCGCCAAAGCTAGTGCACCGGCCAGTAACGGTATCGTGCTATGCAAGCGCCGCTCGCCTAGCCGGTCAGACCTTCTGGCTAGCACCATCATCACCGGAATGGCAACCAGATAAGGAATCGCCGAATAAAAACCGATGCGGACCGTACTATCTTCGCCTGCAATCTTCAGCAACGTGGGCAGCCAGAATGCGACGGTATAAAGTCCACTGATCATGCAGAAGTACGGCAACGCCAACGCGTAGATTTTCGGATTTCGCAATACCCTGGACACCTCGGCGAGCGAGGCCGCCCGCGGCGTGCTGGGTTCCCCCCGCGCAACATCGAGTTGCCGCCGCTCGTCGTCGGATAGCCAGCGAGCATGCACCGGATAGTCGTCGAGATAGAAAAACGCCACCACGCCCAGAATGACAGCCGGGGCACCTTCAATCAAAAACATCCATTGCCATCCAGCCATTCCGTAAGCGCCGTCTAACGTTGTCATCGCCCATCCGGAAAGCGGACCACCCAGCATGGCGGCGATGGGCGTCGCGCTGAGCACGATGGACAATGCCCGCGCCATTTGCGTTCGTGGATACCAGCAGGTCAGATAGAAGATCATCCCCGGCGCAAATCCAGCTTCGAACACCCCGAGCAGAAACCGCAACGCATAAAAAGACTGCTCGTTTCGCACGATGAGCATCGCCACCGACGTCAGTCCCCACAGGACCATGATTCGGCTCAGCGTTTTACGGGCCCCGATTCGGGTCAGCAGAAAATTGCTGGGCATTTCGAACAGCACATAGCCCAGGAAAAAAATGCCTGCCCCCAAACCGTAAGCGGCGTCACCGAGGCCGATCGCGCCGGCCATCTGCAATTTTGCAAACCCGATGTTGGTTCGATCGAGGCTCGCAAACGCGTAGCACAAAGCCAGAAACAGCAGAATTCGCCTGTCGATGCGGCTAAACAACTGCGCCTGCTCGCCGCCCGATGCTGCCACCATTGTCTTGAACACTAAATTCTCCCGAATCAAGGAATCTGCCCCACCACGCTGTGCGATCCACTGCGTGGAACCAGCCGCGCTCGCTGATGAACGGACACCCCTCTTCCGGAAACAGTCGGTCATCAATATAGTCGGGGGGCGTGCGCCGCGTGCTAGCTATTTTCGTTGCGTGCCAAACCGAAAAAGGCAACGCACCGTAATTAATCTGCAATTTATATGCTAGATGAATCTCATGAGAATGAATGATCGACGCCGTTCCTACTTTATCGAGGTCATGAAACACTCCTCGATACGTGAAGCCGCGTATCACCTGAACACTGCGGCATCTGTGATTACCCGGCAACTCGATCGCCTGGAAGAAGAGATTGGTGCCGCACTGTTCCACCGGCGTTCCTACGGCATTATTCCAACTGAGGCGGCCCATCGGTTACTCGACTACTACCGCACCTGTCAGATCGCCGCCGAACGTTTCCAGGAGGACCTGCAGGGCGAGTTACACGGCACGGTCCACGTAGCCATGACGGAAGGCTATGTCACGCCGCTAGCCGCAAAGGTGATTCCGGCATTCTCGGCAGCGCATCCCGGTGTCGATCTGCAACTGTTCGTGCTGACAGCCAACAGCGTCATTAGCGAAATACAGGGTGAACGCGCGCATATTGGATTGTCGTACAACCCGCCCGATCTGCCCGACCTGCAGATTTGTGCCAGCGCATCCCGCCCAGTCATGCTATGCGTTTCACCGCATCATCCGCTTGCATCGTTGACCTCGCCCATCTCATTGCGCGACGTTCTGCCTCATCGCTTCGCGATCATGCCGGAACCCTACGGGCTCGGACAACTTATACAAGCCGTCGCGTTGAGTGAAGGCGTTCGTCTCGCGCCCTTTCTCACGACGAATTCTGTTGCTATCACGAAGGCTTTTGCTTTATCCGGAACAGGTTGCGCGTTTCTTCCTCGCACGGCGATCACGGAGGAGGCCAACTCCGGCAAGCTGGTTGCGTTGCCGTTGGCCAACCCGCTATTCGAACAGGCGCAAATGAAAATCCTGATCAAGGAGAACCGCCCATTGCCGCGAGCGGCGCAAGCTTTTCTGGAGTTCATCAAGGAGCGCGCTGGAATATTTGCTGACGCCAGTCGCGCACCTGCATAGTCTTGCTGGGCGGACGAAGTGTTAGCGCTCGGACGGGTCTCAGATCGCGACCGGCTGTTCGAGTCGCAACGCGCGCCTTGTGGTATCGAGCCGCACCTGCGCGCCTAGCGGCAGCGTCAGATTCGGATCGCAATGACCGCTGGGCCAACCGGTCAGGACGGGAATGCCGAGCGATTCGAATGTCCTGCGCAACAGCGGATGAAGTAAAGCAGGATCGACGGCGTCATTCGGCTGTTCGCCGAGCTCAGTAAAGCTCCCTACCAGCACACCCTTAAGCGTAGCCAGCTTGCCGGCTAGCCGCAGTTGCGTCAGTAAGCGGTCGACTCTCGAAGGTGTTTCGCCGATATCTTCGATAAAGAGAATCGCGTCTTTGGTATCGAGTTCGTAAGACGTGGCGAGCATACTGCAAAGCAAGGCGAGGTTGCCGCCGACCAATCGCCCGGTTGCGACGCCGGGTGCGAGTACGGTCAGGGTGAAATCCGCTGGAGGTTCAATCCATTCTCCTGGCACCACGCCTCCCTGAACCATCGCAAACACACTTGACTCGGTAGGTGCCCGCTTGTCGATCAGCAGGTCGGACGACAGCATTGGCCCGTGGAAGGTAACGAAGCGTGAGTGCCGTTGGATCGCCACATGCAGCGCAGTGATGTCGCTGTAGCCTATGAAAGGCTTCGGGTTCGCGCGCAACAGCTCGTAGTTGATCTTGTCGACCAGTTGTGTTGAGCCGAAACCGCCCCGCAGACACCACACCGCGCCGATATCGGGTGCGGTGAATGCCGCATGCAAATCGTCCCGCCGTGCATCGTCGGTGCCGCCCAGGTACTCGAACGGTACGTCTAGCGAAGCACGCGTTGCCGGCATCACGCGCGCCGCGAACCCTCGTGAAGTCAGCCAGCGCGCCGCTTCATCGACCTTGTCCGGTGCGGTTGAAGCAGGCGCCACGATAGCCACCCCTCCACCTGGCTTTAACGCCGGTACAGGCGCGATAGCAAACCCAGTAGAAGACGACCCCGCGCCAGAAGAGAGAGAAGCACATCCGCTAACGGCTGCACTTGAGATGGACAGCGCACTCGTGCGAGCCAGGAAGTGTCGTCGATTCATTGCAGTTTTTGTTTGTACGCTCATGAAATTCGAACTTCAGAAGGAAGGCAAACGCAGCTAGGCGATGCGCAGTTGCGCCAGCTCTTCCGATATCAGTTGCCCAAGCGCCGCAATATTGCGTTCGATACGCTCGTCCAGCGGCATACCCATGTTGAGCCGAAAACAATGATTCAAGCTGCCGTCGATACAAAATAGCTGACCTGGCGCAAACGCGATTCCGTTCGGGAGCGTCCTGCGCAACAAGGCCTCAGAATCGAAGCCGCGTGGCAATTCCACCCATAGCCAATGGCCACCCAAAACCGCATAACTACGCGCTTCCACAGGAAAGTGACGTTGCACGGCTGCCCGGTACGCTTTGGCATAGCCTGCGAGCGTCTGACGCAAACGACGTAAGTGTGGCTCAAACAGGCCGCTCGCCATAAACGCGGCTAACGTGTGCTGAAAGAGCGGCGCAGGCTCCGGCATAAAGTCGAGCTGCCTGTGCAGGTTGGTTACTGCAAAACCCATAGACATACCAGGGCTGACCAAGTCGCTTAGATTCGTGATGTAGTGCACCTGCCCGGTTTGATCAAACGCCTTGAAAGGCAACGGACGGCTCTTGCCAAAATACAGCTCTCCGTTCTGATCGTCCTCGATAAGCGGCACACCATGCTTTGCCAGCAGCTCGACAGTGGAACGCTTGGCTTCGTCGCTCATCAGTCCGCCGGTCGGATGCGAAAAGTTCGCCGAGAATACGCATGCCGTCACGCGCTCCCTTTTCAGTACGAAATCGAGCGTATCGGTGGATAGGCCGTGCTCCGGATGAGCGGGTATTTCAAGCACTTTCAGCTCCATCGCATCCAGGTCTCGTAACAGCCTCATCGAAGCCGGCGATGCGATTGCAACAGTGTCGCCCGGTTTGGTCAGCAGTCGCAGCAGCGCCCGATGGGTGAATTTCCCACCGGGCGTGATCGTGATGTCTTCAGCACGCCAGTTGCAACCCATTAAACGTCCGCGGCGTGCCAGCTGTTCCGCGAGCGGCGATTGCGCGCACATGTCTCCCAACGTAAAAAAGGAAGGATTGCGGCGCGCCTGAGCGGTCATGATGCGTTGCAGTGCTACGACCGGATACAACTCCGGATCGATCATGGCAAACAGCATGGGCTGATCCTTCACTTCCAGCCGGTCGAGTTCGCGAAGCAAGGCGCGCTGCGCCGGCAATGAAGGCTGCGCGACCACTTCGCGGCGGGACTGTTGCGGCAAGCCTGCGATTGTCCGCCGTTCCCGAACATAGAAGCCAGAACGCGGGCGTGCCGCGATCAGGCCCGCGTCTTCCAGCAAGTACAGTGCGTGCGTAACCGTGGCACTGCTTCCTTTGAAGCGCGAACATAAGGCGCGGATTGACGGCAACTTGTCACCGGGGCGAAACGTCCCTGCGCAGATTTCTTCGTGCAGTTGACTGGCAAGCTCGCCGTAACGGGTCGTTCGATCCCACATCCGTAATCCACCTGTTTTCGGAACACCGCCACACGGTTTCCGGTGTCGGCTTACATCAACGAATATCAAAGACGGCTTGATGCCGGATCGGTCAATACGACGGCGGGATCTATGGCGTAGCGGCAACCGAGTCAATTCTAACAGCGCCCCACGCCAATCACCGCACTCCGGCAGGCGCCTTAACTGTACTGATCGATCGAGGGATACAGAGGGAAAAAAGGATGCAGTGCGACGGTCCAGATTGTTGTGCCTGCCGCTATCGCCCGATATCGCCGTTACGCAGAATGTCTAGACCACGAAGCGGATCGAAAACAGGAAAACACATCATGAACCAGCAGCAACCATGCTCGAACCAGGATTACGCAACACCGGAAGAATCGGTCCAGGAACGCCTTGATCAGGCCGCTCGATTGCAGCGATTGATCCGGCATCTCTGGCACTAGTGGTTGCACGCACCTTTACTTTATGCTCTCGAAACTTGAAGAAGCGACGCCGGCAATCCTGCTCGGCGGCAAAATTCGCGCGTTGAGGCAGCGGCTAAAACGCACACTCGACCACACAGCAACCGCAGCCGGTATTTCGAAGCCGTTTCTTTCTCAGGTTGAACGAGGACTTGCCACGCCGTCCATCAGGTCGCTGAATGGGATTGCGAGCGCGCTCGGTGTCGCGGTGCAGTACTTTGTGAATGCGCCCGCCGAACGGCAGCCGGTGCGTTCCAGCGCTGAGCTGAAATTTTTTAAGTTTGCGGAATCGGCGAACCTGTTCGCGCAGCTCACACGTGAATCGAGCTCTCAACAACTCGAGGCTGTTCTCGTCAGGTTCCCACCCGGGCAAAGGCAACCTGGCGAGATGCTCACCAGGGCGAGCGAAGAGTTTCTGTACGTTATCTCCGGCGAGGTGTCGCTGACATTGGGACGCGAGACGTTTGAATTGCAAGCGGGAGACAGCGCACATTACTCGTCTGCGCTGCCACGTGAATGGATGAATAGTCAGTGCGTTGAGGCACTTGCGCTTTGGGTGGGTACGCCGCGGTTGCTTTAGAGGTTCGGGGAAAGCCGAAGATTTCCCCACGTCTTTCAAACCCGAACCCCGCGCCGCTCAGAACTGATACCCCACCTTCACACTCCCCGCCTGCGCCGACGCATGCGTGGTATTAATCAGCGCGTCATAACCGAGCGACACCGTCAGCGCTTTAGTCGGCTGCATACTCACACTCACGCCCGTAGTCAGATACCCACGCGGCAAACTCGTACCCGGCGCGGTAAACAGCGTCCCATCCTGCGACGTCACCGTAACAGAGCGACCCGCGTCGAGTACTTCATGCGCGTATCCGAGTCGCAGTTGCACATTCACCGGCCGCATCGCATCGCCGAACGCCTTGTCGATCGTCACCTCGGCATAGGGCTGCAAGCTGTGCACGTTGTCGGTTCCGACGTTCAGATCCTGCCCGCCTGCCCCGCTCTCGCCAAACCCATTGCCATGGAAGTACGCGTAACGCAGCCCGATGCGCGGTGTGATCACGAAACTACCGAGCGTCAGCGGCAAGCTAGCCTGTCCACCTGCCGTCAGTTCCTGACCGGTATGGTCGCCCTGCGCGGTACCGGGCGTGCCGAACGGCCGCTTCTGCGACAGGAAGTCGAGCCCGTAGCCCAAGGTAGCCGACACGCCTACCGGACCGAGCCAGCGGTTGCCATACAGCGCCGCGCGCAGCGTGTCGATGGCGCCTGAATCGCCGGTGTTCTGCTCGTCGATATCGGTGTGGGTGTAGCCTGCGGCGACACCCACGGTGTAGTCCCCGAGGCGCTGGTCGAGTCCTGCAAGGAAACCGTACTGGTTGGCCTGGAAGCCGGGCTCGCCGTTCGCGCCACCGACATTCGTATGCGTGCCCGTGGCATTGATCCAGCCATCCGGCACAGCCACCGTTGCAGCAGACGCACGCCCCATCCGGTCCAGCAGTGCAGCGTTCAGCGCCTGGGCATCGAGCGAGGCGATCGATCCCACCGCCGTGTAGATGCTGGTATCCACCGGTGCAACGACGACCGGATTCGTCGAACCACCGGGCCCGGTATTGCCCGGACCCGTATTACCCGGACCGGTCGCATTCGCGAGCACAAGCTGGACATTGTTGGCGCCGTAGGTCACGGACTGTTGCAGCGTGCCGAGATTCGCGCCGGTAGCCGTCGTGCTGGTAAAGCGTCCGCTGACTCCGTTCGCAGCCGAGACGATGGTGTACTGCGTCGCGCTATAGGTGCCGGGGTCGTAGGTGAGCGCCAGCACGCCGTTGAGCGTCGCTGCGCCGCCAACCTTCAGCAGCGAGGCGGCAGTGGGACTGACTTCGATAGAGAGCGTCGAGTTACTCGCCTGGCTGTAGTTGCCATTAACGGTAAGCGTGCCGATCGTGCC
This region includes:
- a CDS encoding aminotransferase-like domain-containing protein → MWDRTTRYGELASQLHEEICAGTFRPGDKLPSIRALCSRFKGSSATVTHALYLLEDAGLIAARPRSGFYVRERRTIAGLPQQSRREVVAQPSLPAQRALLRELDRLEVKDQPMLFAMIDPELYPVVALQRIMTAQARRNPSFFTLGDMCAQSPLAEQLARRGRLMGCNWRAEDITITPGGKFTHRALLRLLTKPGDTVAIASPASMRLLRDLDAMELKVLEIPAHPEHGLSTDTLDFVLKRERVTACVFSANFSHPTGGLMSDEAKRSTVELLAKHGVPLIEDDQNGELYFGKSRPLPFKAFDQTGQVHYITNLSDLVSPGMSMGFAVTNLHRQLDFMPEPAPLFQHTLAAFMASGLFEPHLRRLRQTLAGYAKAYRAAVQRHFPVEARSYAVLGGHWLWVELPRGFDSEALLRRTLPNGIAFAPGQLFCIDGSLNHCFRLNMGMPLDERIERNIAALGQLISEELAQLRIA
- a CDS encoding helix-turn-helix domain-containing protein; this encodes MLSKLEEATPAILLGGKIRALRQRLKRTLDHTATAAGISKPFLSQVERGLATPSIRSLNGIASALGVAVQYFVNAPAERQPVRSSAELKFFKFAESANLFAQLTRESSSQQLEAVLVRFPPGQRQPGEMLTRASEEFLYVISGEVSLTLGRETFELQAGDSAHYSSALPREWMNSQCVEALALWVGTPRLL